AGGACCGGCTGATGTTCATGCTCGAGAAGGGCAAGCCGCTGCGCAACTGAGACGGCGGCGTTAAGCGAGTTCCCAAGTCATCCAGTGATTCGAGATTTTGAAGCCCGGGGGTCGCTCCCCGGGCGAGGAGACAGACAGATGCCCGGTCGAGTCGTGATTGCCAGCGCGGTGCGCACCCCGTTCACCCGCGCGCACAAGGGAGAGTTCAAGGACACCCGGCCCGATACGCTCGCGGCCCTCGCCATCAAGGAGGCCGTGGCCCAGGTCCCCGGTCTGAAGCCCGAGGAGGTCGAGGACGTGATTCTCGGCTGCGCCATGCCGGAGGCGGAGCAGGGCATGAACGTGGCGCGCAACGCGGCCCTGCTGGCCGGGCTGCCGGACACCGTGCCCGGGATGACCATCAACCGCTTCTGCTCGTCGGGCACGCAGTCGATTGCCCAGGCGGCGCAGGCCATCAAGGCGGGGATGATCCAGGTCGCCGTGGCCGGTGGCACCGAGTCCATGACCATGGTCCCCATGGGTGGCAACAAGGTGAGCGCCAACCCGGAGATCATGGAGAAGTACCCGGAGGTCTACACCTCCATGGGCGCCACCGCGGAGAACATCGCCTCGCGCTACAGCGTGTCGCGCGAGGACGCGGACAAGTTCGCCTACGAGAGCCAGCGCCGTGCCGCCACCGCGCGCGAGCAGGGCAAGTTCAAGGAGGAGATCTTCCCGGTGACCACCACCGTCTTCGACGAGGACGGCAAGGCGCACCAGGTGACGGTCTCGGTGGACACCATCCTGCGTCCGGACACCACGCTGGAGGGTCTGGCCAAGCTGCGGCCCGCCTTCAACCAGAAGGGCGTGGTGACGGCCGGTAACGCGTCGCCGCTGACGGACGGCGCGGCGGCCGCGGTGGTGATGAGCGAGGAGAAGGCCCAGCAGCTCGGCGTGAAGCCGCTCGGCTACTTCCTGGACTACCAGGTGGCCGGCGTGCCGCCGGAGATCATGGGCGTGGGCCCGGTGCCGGCGGTGAAGAAGCTGCTGGCGAAGAACAACCTCAAGGTCGAGGACATCGACGTCTTCGAGCTGAACGAGGCCTTCGCCGCGCAGGCTCTGCACTGCATCCGCGAGCTGGGGATTCCGCTGGACAAGGCGAACCCGAACGGCGGCGCCATCGCGCTGGGCCACCCGCTGGGGGTGTCCGGTGCGCGCCTGGTGGCCACCATCCTGCGCGAGCTGAAGCGGCGCAACGGCCGCTACGGCGTGGTGACGATGTGCATCGGCGGCGGCATGGGCGCCGCGGCCCTCGTCGAGCTGGCGAAGTAATCACGGGTTGAAGCCCGTCACGAGGCCTCTCCTGGCTCACGCCGGGAGGGGCCTTCGTGTTCATGCTGCTTCCGCTTGCCGGGGCGCCACGCGACGAGCGCGTGCAGGCTGACGTAGAGGCACGGCACCACGAAGAGCGTGAGCAGCGTGCCCAGGCTCAGCCCGGACAGGGTGACGAGCGCGAGTGGACGCAGCAGCTCGGTGCCCTCGCCGAAGCCGAGCGCGATGGGCACCAGGCCCAGCGTGGCCAGCAGCGTGGTGATGAGGATGGGGCGCAGGCGCAGGGGGGCGGCGCGGTGCATCGCCTCCAGGCGCGACAGGCCCGGGGACTCCTCGCGCAGCTGGTTGGCCAGCTCCACCAGGATGATGCCGTTGCCGACGATGACGCCCACCAGCATCACCATGCCGATGAGCGCGGTGGCACCCATCGCCACGCCCGTCACCACCAACCCCACCGTCCCTCCCACCAGCGCGAGCGGGATGGTGAAGAGGATGACGAGCGGATCCACCAGCGAGTCGTACTGCACGGCCATCACGGTGAGCACCAGGAAGACGGCAAGCGCTCCCAGCACGAACAGCGAGCGCTGAAGCTCCCGGTTGCTCCGGGCCGCGTTGCTCTCCATGAGAGACACGCCTGGTGGCAGCTCCACGTCGGAGAGGATCCGCTCCGTCTCCGCGAGGGCATCGCCGAGGCTCGCACCCTCCGTCAGGTCTCCCGCGATGATGAACACCTGCCGCTGGTTGATGCGTTGGATCTCCGCGGGCGTGGTGCCCTCGGACACGCTCGCCACCTCGGAGAGCCGCACGGGCGCCTGCCCCGCGTAGACGAGCGGCAGTTGCTCGAGCTCGGAGCGGGTGCGGAGTGCCTCGCGTGCCAGCTTCACCCGCACGTCCACCAGACGCTCCCCGCGCTGAAGCTGCGTGGCGATGGTGCCCTCCAGCGCCGTCTGCACCGCCTGCCCGATGTCCCCGGAGGACAGTCCGAGCAGCCCCGCGCGCTCCGGATCCCTCCGCACCTGCACCTCGGGCTGTACGGGGTCCGCGTCCGGGCGGAAGCGCGCGAGCTTCGCCTTCTCGTCGAGCGCGGCCACCACCTGCCGTCCCGCCCGCTCCAGGGCCTGGGGATCCTCGCCCTCGAGCACCACGTCCACCTCGGCGCGCACCGGGGAGTTGCTGGTGATGAGGCCGCGGATCTGCTCCGGCGCCAGTCTCAAGCGGATGCCCACCAGGTTGAGCTTCGCCATCTCCGCGTTGACGCGGGAGACATAGGCCTGCACGTCCGTGCCCGGCTCCAGGGTGATGGTGCTCGAGGAGCGCAGCGCGTTCTCCGACGTGGCCGTGCCGAAGAGGAAGCCGCCCACCGTGGTGAAGACGTAGCGCGTCTCCGGCTGGCGCATCAGCAGCGCGTCCACCTGCTTCATCAACCGCTGGTTGTCCGCGAGCGGAAGGCCCGGCGGGAGCTGGACGACGAGGCGCGCCTGGCCCGTGCCCACGCGCGGGAGGAGCTCCGTGGAGAGCAAGGGCAGCAGAAGCGCCGCGAGCAGCCCGAGCCCCACGAACACCGCGGCGAGCACCGCCAGCCGGTGGGCCAGCGCACGCGCGAGGAGCGAGCCATAGCCCTGGGTGAGGCGCTCCACCCGGGCGCCGAACCAGCGCACCGGCTTCAGCCGGGACAGGCCACTCGTCTTCCGGATGGCGAGCAGCCGCGCCGCGAGCGAGGGGATGACCGTGAGCGCGGTGACGAGCGAGGCGCCCACCGTGAAGAGCACGGTGAGGATGAGCTCGTTGAAGAGCAGCGCCACGAAGCCGCCGATGAGCAGGAAGGGCACCACGGCGACGAGGTTGGTCGTGGTGGAGGCCACCAGGGCCGACTCCAGCTCGGTGGCGCGCGCCTGGGTGAGGGGGATGAGCTCGGAGAGGGGCAGGGTGTCCGCCCCACCGTTGCCCTCCGCGCGCCGGCGCCGCTCCTCCACGCCTCGCACGATGTTCTCCAGCACCACGATGCAGCTGTCCACCGCGCCAATGCCCACCGCCAGCCCGCCGAGGCTGAAGATGTTGAGCGAGGCATCCGCGAGCGACAGCAGGCTCACCGCCATCAGCGTGCCGAGCGGAATGGACAGCACCACGATGAAGGTCTGCCGCAGCGAGCCCAGGAAGAGCAGCACCATGAGGCTCGCCAGCGCCGCGCCGATCAGGCCAGAGACAGCCACGTCCTGGATGGAGCGCTTGATGAAGACGGACTCGTCCAGCGTGGCGGTGAGCACCGTGCCCTCCGGGAGCTGTCCCCGGCGCCGCAGTTCCTCCACCCGCGCCTTCACCGCGTCGACGACCTCCACCGTGTTGGCGTCCGGCTGCTTCTGGACGCTCACCTTCACCGCGGGCTGGCCGTTGAGCGTGACGAAGACGCGCTCATCCTCCGTTCCGTCCACCACCGTGGCGAAGTCTCCCAGCAGGATCTTGCGCTGCTGGGGTGGCGCCACGGG
The sequence above is drawn from the Archangium gephyra genome and encodes:
- a CDS encoding thiolase family protein codes for the protein MPGRVVIASAVRTPFTRAHKGEFKDTRPDTLAALAIKEAVAQVPGLKPEEVEDVILGCAMPEAEQGMNVARNAALLAGLPDTVPGMTINRFCSSGTQSIAQAAQAIKAGMIQVAVAGGTESMTMVPMGGNKVSANPEIMEKYPEVYTSMGATAENIASRYSVSREDADKFAYESQRRAATAREQGKFKEEIFPVTTTVFDEDGKAHQVTVSVDTILRPDTTLEGLAKLRPAFNQKGVVTAGNASPLTDGAAAAVVMSEEKAQQLGVKPLGYFLDYQVAGVPPEIMGVGPVPAVKKLLAKNNLKVEDIDVFELNEAFAAQALHCIRELGIPLDKANPNGGAIALGHPLGVSGARLVATILRELKRRNGRYGVVTMCIGGGMGAAALVELAK
- a CDS encoding efflux RND transporter permease subunit, which produces MSESGREPSEGTGGAPRQRGGLSALAVRRPVGTLMLAATVVVLGLFFLFRLPVDLLPAITYPRIGVRVDAPGVAPSVAVEEITRPLEEALAATEGVVQVYSQTREGQVSINLFFQPGGDVDQALNDATAAVNRARGNLPDTLEQPRLFKVDPSQQPVVEFALTSPGLSGRALRIFADEGLARELAVVPGVAAVDVSGGAVEEVQVLVDLQRLQSSRLGLVEVLQALAAENQDISAGRLEGRRAESLVRTVGRFRDASELERLTFLVESAPAPPGATGTPAPPVAPPQQRKILLGDFATVVDGTEDERVFVTLNGQPAVKVSVQKQPDANTVEVVDAVKARVEELRRRGQLPEGTVLTATLDESVFIKRSIQDVAVSGLIGAALASLMVLLFLGSLRQTFIVVLSIPLGTLMAVSLLSLADASLNIFSLGGLAVGIGAVDSCIVVLENIVRGVEERRRRAEGNGGADTLPLSELIPLTQARATELESALVASTTTNLVAVVPFLLIGGFVALLFNELILTVLFTVGASLVTALTVIPSLAARLLAIRKTSGLSRLKPVRWFGARVERLTQGYGSLLARALAHRLAVLAAVFVGLGLLAALLLPLLSTELLPRVGTGQARLVVQLPPGLPLADNQRLMKQVDALLMRQPETRYVFTTVGGFLFGTATSENALRSSSTITLEPGTDVQAYVSRVNAEMAKLNLVGIRLRLAPEQIRGLITSNSPVRAEVDVVLEGEDPQALERAGRQVVAALDEKAKLARFRPDADPVQPEVQVRRDPERAGLLGLSSGDIGQAVQTALEGTIATQLQRGERLVDVRVKLAREALRTRSELEQLPLVYAGQAPVRLSEVASVSEGTTPAEIQRINQRQVFIIAGDLTEGASLGDALAETERILSDVELPPGVSLMESNAARSNRELQRSLFVLGALAVFLVLTVMAVQYDSLVDPLVILFTIPLALVGGTVGLVVTGVAMGATALIGMVMLVGVIVGNGIILVELANQLREESPGLSRLEAMHRAAPLRLRPILITTLLATLGLVPIALGFGEGTELLRPLALVTLSGLSLGTLLTLFVVPCLYVSLHALVAWRPGKRKQHEHEGPSRREPGEAS